attatgagcagcagagatttggatgagcgcaagtttacagagggtgcaagtccACAAAAACAAGCAAAGAGAATCTTTCTGGAGGCACAGGGCATAAAATCAGAGAGATAACTTTGAATTTGTACATgatattggttaggctgcagttacaGTTATGTGTCGTTTGGACatcccattataggaaggatataaaaGAATCATAGCCagaaagtgggattagattagATGGGCCAATTGATCTGGTTCTGTGAGTCAATGATGAGCATTGGACATTATGGGGCGAGAAGCTGGGTTGGTTAGCGCCCCTGGAAAGGGTTGGAgcaggggcgctaaaggggtcgGAGCTGTGAGCGCCGGCATTCTCGCCcctcggcacattcagtgtgccggTGCCAGGGGTGCTGAGCAGTATCGGTATGCACCGCCCCCGGTTTCGACAGCGATGCGATGTTTGCTGGGCGCTGCACtcgtagcgcccccccccccccctggtgttcagagctgtcccagggcgctaagggaaggaatgactgaaaAGGGCAAGTGAAATTGATACTGCTTTGCTTTTTTTTCTGCGATTCACCtttatttggggggggtgggggggagggggagtactttatcgggaatgttttttgtaaTTTGTTTTGTTGCACGGAGGCCTGTGTTAGGGCGTTCCGAGGCCGGCTCTTGAGCAATGGATCtttagttgctcacccggcctgacGCCCTGAGAGAGATGTGGAACGCCTCTCTTggcgctccgctccactctcagggcgcagcaACAGAACTTTTTGactgccgtcgcaaaccattttccgggGCAAAATTTACCACCCCGCTGTcattagcgccctaagaagcctccaaccgaatcGGTAGCCCTATAATTGTAAACATACATATGGGTAAACACAGACACCCGGATAGACTATGGGATCATTTCTTTTCTGATCAATCTATGTCGCAACATGGGTTTGGGATTTACGAAGCAAACGAACAGAGGAAATCCTCACAAATATTTACGAGGTTGCTGTACATACTTGCTCCAAGCTCTCAGATTATACAGTGTCTACTGGGTAACTTCTGCTAAAAAATCTTTCAACCCTTATGAAGAAGAATTGACTATTTCTCAATCTGCAGTGTATTGTGAACACGTCACCCAAATGGGAAGCTGTTTACGAAGTTCACATTACTTTCTTCAGGGAGGTTTCCACCCGAAGAATCGTTGGAGGTCTTCTGCCTCTCTGTTGCCGTGGAGACACCGGTGCTTCGGTTTTGCGAGTGTTCAGGAGGATGTTGAGATGCTGGGTCAACGTCAGGAATGTTCTGCTCACTCAGTTCACCTGTCGGGCTTTCCTAGAATAAAATACGCGCACATTTGAGTAAACTTCAACACATTTACTAGTTTCTGATGTCTCCAgtactctcccactttctctctcttttcccccggaGTCGGGCAATGGGAGGAAGCGAGCAAAAAGACATGGAGGGCAGCTGGGGCCATCAGTGAATGGAGAACTGTgggagggaaggagtgggagagtggagagaagcTGGACCAAGCACCGGAGGGCCAGGAAAGGCGGAGTTATCAGCAGGTGCACCCTGACCCTAACCTTTGGCCTACTGTGAATGTGCAGGTTCTACGTCAAGCTTTCAGACGCCGGGCCTTACGCTGTCCTGGAACAAATGGTGTGGGCAGTTGTATTGCTGTttactagtgggggggggggggcggggggctgatCCAAGGTCCAGGCGATTGAGTTTGTGTTTGTTTGGGGGTGAGGGATTAGAAAGTGGAATGGGGGAGGTTATGATTTTTTTCGTGATTTGTTGATTTTTAAATTCTGCGTTGATTATACAATGTTTATTTCCAGGGATATATAGTGCCTCAGTGACGTTGTAAGAGTGCAATTGGATGTTTTGGTAACTGAGACATTACAGAGATGGTTCTGATTAATTGCTAGTGACATGGTACTACGCTGATAGATTGAAGAGAACATTGCCTCAGAGATCTGATTAGTTgtagtttacataggattacatcggatatacggcacagaaacaggccattcggcccaaccagtccatgccggcgtttatgctccactcgagcctcctcccgtctttcctcatctaaatctatcagcgtaagcctctattcccttctccctcataatcttatctagcctccccttaaatacatcgatactattcacctcaaccactccctgtggtagcgagttccacattctcaccactctctgggtaaagaagtttcttctgaatttcctattggatttcttggtgactatcttgtaatgattggcctctagttatgctcatccccacaagtggaaacattctgtgtctacgctatcaaaatctttcataattttaaagacctcaaataGGTCACCCCAGCCTTCCTTTTTGAAGCAAAaagcgacccagcctgttcatcatttcctgataggTATGCCTtcccatttctggtatcatccttgtaaatcttctctgaaccctttctatatcctttttataatatggcgaccagaattgtacgcagtactccaagtgtggtttaaccaaggttcgatacaaatttaacataacttcactacttttcaattctatccctctagaaataaaccccagtgcctggtttgcttttttatggccttgttaacctgtgctgCTGTTTTTAGTGACTAAGTTTAGGGCTGTGATTGGTTGAAGATACAGTGGTTCCTGGTTCTGCACTCAGAAATGTCTCTATACTGTTACAGGCCAATAGACTGCACGACCAGAAGGGCACACATGTACAGAGCTGCAAGAGTCTTAAGATAGACAGATGGGGTTTCATTTAAAACATCTATGAAATATTACAATGTTCAAACACGAGCTGCAAACAGAAATCTATGCTTTTAACATTGCAAGATGTTAAGTAAGTCCACAGTAATATTTAAGTAAACAGAGAACTAGTTTAGAACGTTTATGGCTGCATATGGATCACTGAGGGacctagaacaaggggccacagatacaagattaaatgtaagcgaGTTCGAACAGAGGGCAGGATACACTACATCACgcggagagttgtgaggctgtggaattcacttccgggGTTGGTGGTGGAGACAGAAATGATGCCAACATCCACGATTCGATTGGATAGATGGCTGAAGGAAAAAAAGTGTTGAAGAGATATGGGAACAGGgcgggtaaatgtgattaggaccATTTGCTCGTGTGGAGGGGACATGCTGACATGCTGACTGGTTGGCACCAATGGCCAGTTTCTGTCTTGTAGCTGCTATGTATTTTGTTGCTTGTGTGGCCTTCTTTAGGCCCAATTTCTGAATAAGAAAAATGCCAATGAAATGATGAGCAACAGTACTGAAGACCTATTAGGGTATTCAAATCGCAATCGCTTTACTATTAAACATTGCCATTCAGTATGTCTAGGAAATGCTATAATCAATCCATAAGACATTAAAAGGTTACTCAGAGGAATGTATTGAACACTTGGAACAAAGTGAATCCTTTCATCAATTTAATTATGGAATCAAATACAACAGCAACACATTTTGTAAATGTTACAAATGAATGCTTATTATAAATTATTAATACTCTTCAACAATTGTACCACCTGTGTAACTTTATTAAATGTCACTGCTGTCTCTGGAGACTCAAACAAACCACACCAAGGTTTCACTTACACGCTGAAGAATTGAGGTTGTCAATGAATACGTTAAACTGAAACTGCAGACAGGATGCATGTGCCTCTGTTTGATGACACATGTCAAAAGAAGCACTGTTTCAGATCTGCATTGTTTTAAGGAGTGAATTCATCACAACACCATATTAAACAGTAAGAGTTTAACTACCATGTCAAAGAATTATGAAGTACATTTCTCAACGGAAGTTTCAATACATAGAAACTAGAAAAAGGCAGAATTCCAGAAACATCTAATTTAATTTCATCCTCACTATTCTGTCTCCATAATACACACCATTCACCAAATCTACTGCTGATACTAAAACCAGGGGTTTAGCAAACACCTTTGATGACCCCAAAAGAATGTGTAGAGCGATCAGTAGAATGGTAGACAGGCAGCAGATGCAgcttaatgtggagaaatgtgaggcaaTGCATCTGGGAGGGAAAAACAAGCAATGGGAATATATATCCAAAGGCAGGACACTGTAAGGGTTGGATAAACAGAGGCCCAGGCGTTCAAATACAGAACTGCAAAAAGCACTTGCGTTTTACAAATAGGGGCACAAAgaggtacaggtgcagcgcctaaaatccggaaccctcgggaccgaggccgttccggattctgggctttACCGGaatttcgatttgttttctgacgtcacgaatccggaaacacccgagctcaggttcgggtatgtccggatttcggaacgtaagAAAGAggagggctggggggagagggggagattccTGCAGAAGAGCTGTTCGGGCCTCCCGCCAAGGAAgatgtcgtcgggcgggccccaccaagcaGGTTGTCATCGGGCTGGCCCccatcgaggaggtgttcgggcagggctccatcgaggaggtgtttgggcggagctccaccgaggaggtgttcgggcggggctccaccgaggaggtgttccggCGGGgctccaccgaggaggtgttcaggccggctccgccgaggaggtgtttgggcggagctccaccgaggaggtgttcgggcggggctccaccgaggaggtgttccggCGGGGCTCCACCGAGGAGGCGttcaggcggggccccgccgagatgttcgggcggggctccACCGAGGAGGTCATCGGGCGGGCTGGCAAGGAGGCCCCGAGATCGGCAGAGttgtcgggtccggattccggaacattttacggattccggatgaccctgccacctaTCGGaccggagtccggattctggaacattacgGATTCGGGAActctggattctcgacgctgtaccgGTAATGATAACTTTGTACAGGCTGTGCTTAGGCCACTCATAGTTTTAGGATCCCCATAATAGAAAGGATATGAGGCCATCAGTATAAGGTCGTCACCAAGaagtcaaatagggaattcagaagaaacttctttacccagagagtggtgaaaatgtagaATTCACTactgcagggagtggttgaagtgaatagtatagatgcatttaaggggaggctagacaagcatatgagggagaagggaatagatggtaatgctgattgatttagatgaggaaagacgggaggaggctcgattagagcataaacgtcggcatggactggttggaccgaatggcctgtttctgtgccgtatatcttatgtaatcctatgtaatatgcattcaggctaacatccccagcattgaagcactgaccacactcgatcagctccgttgggcaggccacatagtccgcatgccagacatgagactcccaaagcaagcgctctacttggagctccttcacggcaaacgagccaaaggtggacagtggaaatgctataaggacaccctcaaagcctccctgataaagtgtgacatccccactgacacctgggagtccctggacaaagaccggcctaagtggaggaagtgcatccgggagggcgttgagcaccttgagtatcgtctctgagagcgtgcagaagtcaagcgcaggcagcggaaggagcgtacggcaaaccaggctccctgcccaccctttccttcaaccactgtctgtcccacctgtgacagagactgtaattcccgtattggactgttcagccacctaagaactcatgctaagagtggaagcaagtgttcctcgattccgagggactacctatgatggataatgatgatgatgatgatatgggtaGAAACCTAAATACCAGCTCCTCTATTGCACGTGTGTGGAGCAGCAAGAAACAACGGAAAGGTCCATTGTGGGGGAAGGTAGGAAGGTCAAGCTCTATACCTGGGACAGAAGGGCAGGTCTGTGCTGGGAAAGTTATAGACTACAGGATGGGCAGGCTTTGTGATTTATTTTTCTTCAAAACTGTTGAATTTATGTTACTATGTTAGAAGTTTTATTTTAAGAgacacatattggccaggacacgaggagaACTCCTATCatcatcttcaaatagtgccccGCGGCCTGTAACATCCGCCTGTGCAGTCAGACTTGGTCTAAAATGTAATTCAAaggatggcatctctgacaatgcagtaccTGCTCAGTATGACAATGataatgtgctcaggtctctggattgGGGCTTTAAACACGTGACCTTTTGATGCTGAGGGGCACTAACACTGCACACATGGACAGAGGCCTGAAAAACCAGCGCATATGTGGAGGGACGAGAAATAGCAGGTGGGATGCCCCCAACTCAAAGATTCATATCTGGGAGATGAGCAacagaagccattcggcccatctagcacATCTTTCCATAGAAATCTGAAGTCCCCTCTATTACAGCACCCAACTGCTTTTAAACCccgctctagagacttgagcacataaatccaggctgacactcccagtgcagtgctgagggagtgctgcactgtcggaggtgcccgtcttttagatgagtcattaaaccaagcccccgtctgctctctcaggtggacgtaaaagatcccatggcactattttgaagaagagcaggggagttctccccggtgtcctggccaatatttttccctcaatcaacatcactaaaaaagcagattatctggccattatcacattgctgcttgtgggagcttgctgtgcacaaattaactgccccgtttcctacattacaacagagactacacttcaaaaagtacatcattggctgtgaagtgctttgggattaaggggttatggggagcgggcagggaagtgggcctgagtctatgatcggatcagccatgagcgtattaaatggcagagcaggctcgaggggctgtatggcctactcctactcctatttcttatgttcttatgggacgtcctgaggtcatataTGAATGCAAAAGTCTTTGTTTTTCTTTTTAAATGATTTGTGAGATTTTGCTTCCAATAGCCTATTCAGTAAACTATACCAAGTATCAATCAATGTCTACAAGAAGAGGTGTTTCCTGGTATCAGCCTTGTATTTGCCTTTTACCAGTTTTTACCCACGTCCCTTTGTCTTAAAGTTGTGGTTAAACTAGAAATAGCGCTTTGGAATAGCCTTTTCTATTCCACTTAATATCATACGTACTGATAAGACTTTAAATACATTCCTTGATGGCTGGTTCGATAACTTACTGTCTAAGCTAGTGTATCAGTCTATCAAAATAAAACAGAAAGTGTTTTGGACCCACCCTACCTGGTCAAAAAGATAGACAGTGACATCGTCGTAGAAAGACACTGCTTTTTTCTTCCGGTCAAGATCCTCACAGTAGGTCTCGCACACCAAGTTAGACAGCTTTAAGAGACTTCTCAGGTTCTTCCCATCATCCTTTTCCGTTACAATGATGGGAATAGTGGGAGTTTCCTCCTCGCTCTCTTCACTGTGTTCCTGAATGTTATAGATGCCAAGTTCCTCGTCCGAGTCGTCACTCTCATCGTCTTCGTCGTCTTCTTCATCGCCTTCCTCCCCCTCGAAGGGTTGTCGGGGTTCTTTCTTCAGACCTAACAATGGGAGCTCCAGTGACAACTGAACGGACTGTATTTTGGGGACAATGCAGCTCTCCAACTTTTCTTCGACATTCAAGGAGTACGGCTGGAATTTTCTCATCTCAACGTCAGTGCAGTGATACCCAGCTGTGTCCTCGCCTTGCTCAAACAATTGCTCCTCCAGTATCAATTCCGTCCCATCAAAGATGCAGCCAGATGTTTTGTGAAGGCACCCTTTCTTACGCAAAGATATCTGTTTCTTTAAGATAAGGTTTTCTGAATTATAACTGTTTTGAAGAAATCCATCCTTGTTCTTTGAATTGGAGCAAGCTGCGTCTTCTAATATCTGTTTGCAAACCAAATAGTCAGCTTGAACAGCTTTTTTATTCTCGATTTCCAAGTCCTGATCATTAAACTCTTCATGTGTTATTGGAACACGTAATTCTGATGTGGGCTCATTTGGGTTGGCTTCTGCGTCTGTCAAGACAACTTTATCTGGGTCATCAAATGTTGCGTCTGTTTGTTTCTCAATGAAAACAGAAATTTCTGCAGAGAAACCCCCTTTAACGTTTAACACGTCCTCTGTAAGGTCATCACGCAAATTCTGGATCAAACTACAATGCTTTGAATTTTTACCCGCACTCAGTAGGCTCTCCATTTGCTTCAGGTCAGTGTTGTTGAGTTCTGAGGATCTCAAACACATACGGTCATCCTGCTGTGCAGGAATACTTCCGAGGTGTTCTTCATCTTCCATTAGGTTAAGTTCACCTTGTACAAGGTCATCTTTCTCTGAATCTAAGGCTTGATATCTTTCTGAGTCGACATCATAATCTGAGAAATATGCGGAGTCCCTGTAGGGATTCTTTTCATCGAGGGACTCTGGCTCTTGCGGTACTTCAGCGTCGTCGCTGCCCACCTTCATCACAGTGATATTGTTGGGTTTGTTTATTTTGTTAAACATCTCGGGGTCTTTCTGTTCAACCGGCTCCTTCAAGACAAATTCAGGGGATTCAAAATTCTCAGTATCATAGCCACTGTCTGCAGCCTTGGGCTGGAGCGATGCGTAATGTGAGGTGGGACTAAACATATCACAGGAACTCGTTGTTGAGGGGATGTCCAGCGACTCGAGTGAATCTGGTGTTCCCACAAGTTTCTGCAGAGATTTGTGAGAGAGAACGATATCACTACTTTCATAGTCCTGCGTTAAATCTGTAAATATTCCTGAAGTGACATCGGTTTCGTCTTCATCACTGCACACATCAGTCTCAGCAAAGCTTACACTGGAAAGGGTCTTCACTGGGGAGCTGTCAAGATCTTTCTCAGAAGAAAGGACATTTTCACCATTGTCAGATGATTCAAACTGGGGTGAACGTGTCAACTCGCTCACCACAACTTCCACCTGGTATACATCACTGGCCATGTCCATTTCTGAATGAATTGTATCACTATCTCCTATGTCTATTTCAATCTTCAATTGGGTTGGACTGCAAACCTCTTCTCCATCAATCTTTAATTGATTGGTCTCTTGGATAATTGCTTCCGACTGGTCATTGTTACTGGCTATGTCTGTATCTTGTTCAGGCAAGCTAATTTCACCACCGTCAGTCTGTGTCCTGGATTTGCCATAGTCACTGAGGGCACAGCTCTTCACGATCATGCCAAGCAAAGGATCGACAAATTCTTCACTTCTTGCACCTTGCAATTGGTCAGAGGTGAGAATCCTACTTTCTTGCTGCTGGGAAACGGTATATAAATCGGTAAAAGACCCATCTTTCGCTTCAGTCAGGGAGAGCGACTGTTCAAAGCTTTGACTGTCCTGGTCGACTTCTTTGCACGTTGCCTTCCAGTTGCAGTCCCCATTCTCTGCTTCCGCAGAATTACGCTCCGTGGAGTTGTGTGTTTCAGGCGTGTGGGAAaaagagagaggtgtgaaatttcCCAGCTTGGACAGGTCTAGTTCTGAAAATTCTGCTTGGAGCCTTCCACAGAAGATTCCGCTGCCATTATTTTCTTGCTCTGGCGACTGTTTTGTTAAATTTACACtgctattgtttaagaaactattcgATTCCCATGATTTTATCTCACAGGACATTAGGTTTCCTTCTTCAATCAACAATGTGCTGGGAGGTGATGGGGTGACCTTTGTGGACGGCACGTCTGGTGGGGAAGGATCACTGATTACAAGAGTTTTCGCACTGTCCAAGTCCTCGATTGAATGCAATGTTGTATTTACAGATTGAACCAAATACCTAAACTCTTCAGCGGCAGGAAGTTGGGACATTTTATTCGACACAGTTTCATCCAGTTCATCGTAAGAGGTTACAAACAATGAACTGGGATCTCTGAAGGAACAAGTTACCAAAGGAGATATTGCCAAAGGGTCCTCCCAACTGCTTTCTCCGGGACTTTGTATTTTCCAATCATTACCATTTTCAGAGTAATTCTCCAACAAGTATTGATTAGCGTCATCCACTGTGAAATGTTCATAGTACGTTTGGTTCTTATTCTTGCTAAAATATTGGCTGTCTTCCCAGGAATCTTGGGCTGTTGACGATACCTGACCCAAAAGAGGCTCCATGGTCAAGGATATGGTTGGGCTGTTTTCACAATCATCTGTAGTGTCCCTTCCTTGCCACGGTGATGACTCCACCTGCAAGCTCGTGTCATACTCCGGGCTATAGGAACACATCGTATAGTCCAGATCCATGTTGCACTCCGTTGGTTCCTCGATACGTATGTAGTATTCGCCAGTTACTGACGGGCTGTGTGCACTAATAACGGGCACAATGCCAGGAGGCTGCAGGCTCTGTGGGACGTTGGACTGCTGCTTGGCTTCGTAGAAAGAGTTGGAGGAGATGGGGGAAACACTCAGACTCAGCCTCCCCGACGCACTGCTGGGGAAGTAGATCTCCTGATACTGGCCGCTGCCGTGACCCAGGCCCGCAGAAGACGGCTGAAAGTTGTCCATTTGCGTGTGGTCCCACTTGTACTCAAAATTCAGGCCCTGGCTCGTCTCGGTGACCGTCAGCACGTCATCCGCCTCGGCGTGAAACCCGTCCGTGCCGAACTGCTCCAGCAGCGGGAAGGAGGAGACTTCCGCTGTGTGGCTGGTGCTGGAGCCGCTTGGCTTCATGGCGTTCCAGCGCTTTTCAAACTCTTCCTCTGCTTCGCTGGACGCTTTGGCACAGAGATAGCTGAGCAGCAGGTGGACTTCGTCTGCCGTAGGTCGTTGCTCTGGTTGCAGCCAACAGAACTGCATCACCTCGTACCTGGAACCAACACAACCAGGGGTTTAGGTCATGGCTTGGGTGTGTTGACGCAGACAAGTATCCATACATCTCTGGGAagaataatggcctggaaatcccagcctccccgggttcatacggagtttctacagacccgggaaggcatcggaaaagccggttttcagcgcccaatgcgcatgcgctgaaaacctttttccgatcggtcaagtttctggcttgacagatctcacacatctcgggagcgaggacatttgggattgcgggatttacccatatcttgcccagcgaatatcctcaaaactcttgtgcctgataaaagcaagctcatagcctactgttacaggcgtaagagttttaaaacacacgaaaacattgtaaaataaaatttttaaaacagatgttattgttaaaaccctccccactacagtaagtttattttaaaccatcattaaaaaaacttttttacaaatcggaaaaatatatattttttaaatacataaataacttttatttaaattaataaaaacatgTTCAGTGAAATGGAACGAGTGGGGCTAATAAAATAGTAGCAATGCTTGAATCTTTGAAATAAACATTGTAGCTGGGATTAGTAGGTGGTAACGGTTCCTCGTGTAGGCATGATGGGATACTTGACCAAGGGTATCTATCTCTAGAGATGGCTAGCTCATTTAGAAGCTTTGGAAAACATATTACTCATTGTTATGCTCAGAACAAGGAGATAGGGAGAATCGGAGGCCAGACAGGAGTTACCATGGGAATTGAGGCCTAAGACTAGAAAGTTGAGATAGTAGGAAACATCTGCTGGACCTGCATATTGGGTTGTGAAACCCGTCATGTTcgcatgcagatactgctatcgaggaggagtgtgaaattctgcatgaaataaacatagtgagagaagaggtattaaggggtttagcagctttgaaagtggataagtccccaggcccggatgaaatgcatcccaagctgttgagcgaagcaaaagaggaaatagcagaggccttgaccatcattttccagtcctctttggatttatgcatggtgccggaggactggaggactgctaatgtggtaaccttgtttaagaagggagaaagtaataggccaagtaattacaggcctgtcagcctaacctcagtagtgggataattattggaaaaaattatgaaggacaggataaatctaaatttagaaaggcaaggattaattagggatagccAGCACTGAttcgttaagggaagatcgtgtttgactaacctgactgaatttttcgaggagataaccaggagggtcgatgtgagtagtgcgtacgatgtagtatatatggactttagcaaagcttttgataaggtcctacatgggagactggtcacgaaggtaaaagcccatgggatccagggcaaagtggcaagttggatccaaaattggcttagaggtaggaagcaaaaggtaatggctgatggatgtttttgtgactggaaggatgtttccagtggggttccgcagggctcagtactgggtcccttactttttgtgatatatatcaatgatctagatttgaatatagggggaatgattaagaagtttgcagacaacactaaaattggctgtgtggttgataatgaagaggaaagtcatgggctgcaggaggatatcaatctactggtcaggtgggcagaacagtggcaaatggaatttaatttggagaagtgtgagataatgcacttggggagggctaataaggaaagggtatacacattaaatggtaggccactagaagtatagatgaacaaagggacggagtgcatgtccatagatccctgaaagtagcaggccaggtggatagggttaagaaggcatacggaatgcttgcatttattggctgaggcatagaatacaagagcagggaggttatgcttaaattgtataatactctgattaggccacagctggattactgcatgcagttccggtctccatattataggaaggacgtgattgcactggagagggtgcagaggagatttacgaggatgctgcctgaagtggagaatcttagttatgaggacagattagataggctgggtttgttctccttggaacagaggaggctgagaggagacctcattgaggtgtataaaattttgaggggcctggatatagtggatagcaagggcctatttcccttggtggaggagccaattacgagggggcatagttttaaagtggatggtttagaggtgatttgagaggaagcttcttcacgcagagggttgtgggggtctggagctcactgcctggaagggtggtagaggcagaaaccctcaccacatttaaaaggtgggcacttgaagtgccgtaacctgcagggttacagacctagagctggtaagtgggattagactggataacctcttgttggctggcgcagatacgatggtaagtactgcagggaatcgaacacggccagggtgatctcctgaactagttttgatcgcctggatgggtcagagaggaattttcccagatttttttcccccaattggcctgggtttttatctggttttttttgcctctcccaggagatcgcatggctccggttggggtggagtgtaaaatgttgcgatgcatggggtgtcgcagttgtgtggggcagactggttgggccggaagctctttacctgtctgccattttgcagaggtttatatgtaaccttcagggctaccgaccgagggctgtgtgtcggctggcgcggacacgatgggccgaaatggcctcctgctgcgctgtaaattttCTATGTAAAATACTTGTTGGAATTGTGCGGGTAATGATTTATGACTGTCGCAAAACCAAG
Above is a window of Pristiophorus japonicus isolate sPriJap1 chromosome 16, sPriJap1.hap1, whole genome shotgun sequence DNA encoding:
- the aatkb gene encoding serine/threonine-protein kinase LMTK1 isoform X2, translated to MRTCVYLRFVWLLLWSGLCNPSLAFSSHFDPDGTPISELTWSSSLAVVAVSFSGLFTFIFLMLACLCCKKGDIGFKEPISAVQNFSQKEFENNEGEDYTGEFSPHTTSSSQNGPEVYILPLTEVSLPVSSQPSTRSGQFLQQADLGRQSLLYLKEVGNGWFGKVFLGEVSISLNSCQVVVKELKVGTSIQEQMRFLEEAQPHRSLQHRNLLQCLAQFTEATPYLLVMEFCQLGDLKGYLRTHSAADELAPDPSTLQRMACEITSGLQCLHKHNYIHSDVALRNCLLSADLTVKIGDYGLSYNKYKKDYFVTPDQLWIPLRWIAPELIDDVHGNLLVVDQTKISNIWSLGVTLWELFEFGNQPYHRCSDKEVLTYAIKEQQLKLPKPLLNLPLSDRWYEVMQFCWLQPEQRPTADEVHLLLSYLCAKASSEAEEEFEKRWNAMKPSGSSTSHTAEVSSFPLLEQFGTDGFHAEADDVLTVTETSQGLNFEYKWDHTQMDNFQPSSAGLGHGSGQYQEIYFPSSASGRLSLSVSPISSNSFYEAKQQSNVPQSLQPPGIVPVISAHSPSVTGEYYIRIEEPTECNMDLDYTMCSYSPEYDTSLQVESSPWQGRDTTDDCENSPTISLTMEPLLGQVSSTAQDSWEDSQYFSKNKNQTYYEHFTVDDANQYLLENYSENGNDWKIQSPGESSWEDPLAISPLVTCSFRDPSSLFVTSYDELDETVSNKMSQLPAAEEFRYLVQSVNTTLHSIEDLDSAKTLVISDPSPPDVPSTKVTPSPPSTLLIEEGNLMSCEIKSWESNSFLNNSSVNLTKQSPEQENNGSGIFCGRLQAEFSELDLSKLGNFTPLSFSHTPETHNSTERNSAEAENGDCNWKATCKEVDQDSQSFEQSLSLTEAKDGSFTDLYTVSQQQESRILTSDQLQGARSEEFVDPLLGMIVKSCALSDYGKSRTQTDGGEISLPEQDTDIASNNDQSEAIIQETNQLKIDGEEVCSPTQLKIEIDIGDSDTIHSEMDMASDVYQVEVVVSELTRSPQFESSDNGENVLSSEKDLDSSPVKTLSSVSFAETDVCSDEDETDVTSGIFTDLTQDYESSDIVLSHKSLQKLVGTPDSLESLDIPSTTSSCDMFSPTSHYASLQPKAADSGYDTENFESPEFVLKEPVEQKDPEMFNKINKPNNITVMKVGSDDAEVPQEPESLDEKNPYRDSAYFSDYDVDSERYQALDSEKDDLVQGELNLMEDEEHLGSIPAQQDDRMCLRSSELNNTDLKQMESLLSAGKNSKHCSLIQNLRDDLTEDVLNVKGGFSAEISVFIEKQTDATFDDPDKVVLTDAEANPNEPTSELRVPITHEEFNDQDLEIENKKAVQADYLVCKQILEDAACSNSKNKDGFLQNSYNSENLILKKQISLRKKGCLHKTSGCIFDGTELILEEQLFEQGEDTAGYHCTDVEMRKFQPYSLNVEEKLESCIVPKIQSVQLSLELPLLGLKKEPRQPFEGEEGDEEDDEDDESDDSDEELGIYNIQEHSEESEEETPTIPIIVTEKDDGKNLRSLLKLSNLVCETYCEDLDRKKKAVSFYDDVTVYLFDQESPTGELSEQNIPDVDPASQHPPEHSQNRSTGVSTATERQKTSNDSSGGNLPEESGGFEWDDDFPLVSVKSSLVTEDSSSASEAASSVAPAGPEQNPVQHTRFSRFTVSPATVSRFSITHVLDSDIESVGGSSEEGERE